The following proteins are co-located in the Telopea speciosissima isolate NSW1024214 ecotype Mountain lineage chromosome 9, Tspe_v1, whole genome shotgun sequence genome:
- the LOC122638905 gene encoding uncharacterized protein LOC122638905 has product MVDSCDLLKVSSQGNKLTWSNNRKSGHVNAVLDKAFCNAKWMEYFNSCSQLVLHRVASDHSPVFLALVGSKKPKNAPFCFHKFWMEDQGFLEVVKNSWSQLVRGSPFFILNQKLKRLKLILRSWAREVFHNFDVALKDAKAALEDVQEAMEVISMNDSMFGLEANAKTNFLCSLRNSEKLWQEKSRNEWLKENPAGLSNHVVDFFKNFHKVVPLEEHLDLLDVIPSSLEAADVVKLDTIPSLEEIRRVIGDLDPDSTPGPDDFNGAFYRWNWDIIEPDVCKAISNFFRESIIPKCVWAMQGFLDKYQNFLGQKINLEKSKLFCGSISPSRSRRISDLLKVPLCSLPTNYQGVEIFRGRVTKDKVMPLVDKFKKRLSGWKGKLLSLVGRVELERSVMLSVPVHNFSIYWWPSSCISIMEKWIRNFIWSGDIETKKAVTVKWDLANPIANHLARAAASSGDSLLVVSDFVSVVNAFLLEDALRRSRFRFE; this is encoded by the exons ATGGTGGACTCTTGTGATCTTCTGAAGGTTTCTTCTCAAGGGAATAAACTTACTTGGTCAAATAATAGGAAAAGTGGGCATGTGAATGCTGTTCTCGATAAAGCTTTTTGTAATGCGAAATGGATGGAGTATTTTAATTCGTGCAGTCAGCTTGTTCTTCACAGGGTGGCGTCTGATCACTCACCAGTTTTCCTTGCTTTGGTAGGGTCTAAAAAGCCTAAGAATgcccccttttgttttcacaAATTTTGGATGGAGGATCAGGGCTTTCTGGAGGTGGTGAAGAATTCTTGGTCTCAGCTTGTGAGGGGATcccctttctttattttgaacCAGAAGCTCAAAAGATTAAAACTAATCTTGAGGTCCTGGGCTCGGGAAGTTTTCCATAACTTTGATGTAGCTCTTAAGGATGCTAAGGCGGCTTTAGAAGATGTGCAAGAAGCGATGGAGGTCATTAGCATGAATGATTCCATGTTTGGGCTGGAGGCTAACGCCAAGACCAACTTTCTCTGTTCTCTGAGAAATAGTGAAAAGCTGTGGCAAGAGAAATCTAGGAATGAATGGTTGAAAGAGA ACCCCGCAGGTTTGTCTAACCATGTTGTggatttcttcaaaaatttccaCAAGGTTGTTCCTCTGGAGGAGCACTTAGACCTTTTAGATGTCATTCCTTCATCCCTTGAAGCTGCTGACGTGGTGAAATTGGATACAATCCCCTCTCTAGAAGAGATTAGGAGGGTGATTGGGGACTTGGACCCTGACAGTACGCCTGGGCCAGACGACTTTAATGGGGCTTTTTACCGGTGGAATTGGGACATCATTGAGCCTGATGTTTGCAAGGCGATCTCTAATTTCTTCAGAGAAAGTATCATTCCGAAG TGTGTTTGGGCGATGCAAGGTTTCCTGGACAAATACCAGAATTTCTTGGGTCAAAAAATAAACTTGGAGAAAAGTAAGCTCTTCTGTGGTTCCATTTCCCCTTCTCGCAGTAGGCGGATTTCAGATCTTCTTAAGGTTCCTTTATGCAGTCTTCCTACTAATTATCAGGGTGTGGAGATCTTTAGAGGTAGAGTCACGAAGGATAAGGTGATGCCTTTGGTGGATAAATTTAAGAAGCGTTTATCTGGGTGGAAAGGTAAACTTCTCTCTTTAGTGGGCAGGGTGGAGTTGGAGCGTTCAGTGATGCTGAGTGTCCCTGTTCacaatttctctatttattggtGGCCGTCGTCTTGTATCTCTATCATGGAAAAATGGATCAGGAATTTTATTTGGTCAGGTGATATTGAAACCAAGAAAGCGGTCACTGTGAAGTGGGACTTG GCTAATCCGATTGCAAATCATCTGGCGAGGGCTGCTGCTTCAAGTGGTGATTCTTTGCTTGTAGTGTCTGATTTTGTGTCGGTTGTTAATGCTTTCTTGTTAGAGGATGCTCTAAGGAGATCTCGATTTAGATTTGAGTAG